Proteins co-encoded in one Cytobacillus sp. NJ13 genomic window:
- a CDS encoding YozD family protein, with protein sequence MKEIEVVIDTEEIAEFFFHELAKRGYVPTEGELDELADITFEYLLQKCIIDEEIEDD encoded by the coding sequence GTGAAGGAAATAGAGGTAGTAATAGATACGGAAGAAATTGCTGAGTTTTTCTTTCATGAGCTGGCAAAAAGAGGTTATGTTCCTACTGAAGGAGAATTGGATGAACTTGCAGATATCACATTTGAATACCTCCTGCAAAAGTGCATCATTGATGAAGAAATTGAAGACGACTAA